A genome region from Baekduia alba includes the following:
- a CDS encoding XdhC family protein, which translates to MRDVLERLLTWSGRGEAVALATVVATRHSAPRPVGARLAVSERGELCGSVSGGCVEGAVVEATETILRDGRPRLLHFGIADEQAWEVGLPCGGEIDVWVERFAPMSPQGTFFEAGKQGERAALATVVRGHTAGTRMLVLADGARKGSLGAPSFDEQVAAAAGDLMWAERSRLLDLDDGTVFVDVVTPAPRLLLFGAVHVAAVLSALARQLGWRCWVIDPRGRFATPERFPDAEAVLALWPAAAVARVGGIDRATSVLALSHDPKLDDAALELALASPAAYVGAMGSRRATSDRAVRLTERGVAPHELARLAAPAGLDLGGRSAEETALSMLAELVAVRNGREGGRLLLSDGRIHAVEG; encoded by the coding sequence ATGCGAGACGTGCTGGAACGCCTGCTGACGTGGAGCGGGCGCGGGGAGGCCGTCGCGCTCGCGACCGTCGTCGCCACCCGCCACTCGGCCCCGCGGCCCGTCGGCGCGAGGCTCGCGGTCAGCGAGCGCGGGGAGCTGTGCGGCTCGGTCTCGGGCGGCTGCGTCGAGGGCGCCGTCGTCGAGGCCACCGAGACGATCCTGCGCGACGGTCGCCCCCGCCTGCTGCACTTCGGCATCGCCGACGAGCAGGCGTGGGAGGTCGGGCTCCCGTGCGGCGGCGAGATCGACGTGTGGGTGGAGCGGTTCGCGCCCATGAGCCCGCAAGGCACGTTCTTCGAGGCCGGCAAGCAGGGTGAGCGCGCCGCGCTCGCGACCGTCGTGCGGGGCCACACGGCCGGGACGCGAATGCTCGTGCTCGCCGACGGTGCGCGGAAGGGGTCGCTCGGCGCGCCGTCGTTCGACGAGCAGGTCGCAGCCGCGGCCGGCGACCTGATGTGGGCCGAGCGCAGCCGCCTCCTCGACCTGGACGACGGCACCGTGTTCGTCGATGTCGTGACGCCCGCGCCGCGTCTGCTGCTGTTCGGCGCCGTCCACGTCGCCGCCGTGCTGTCTGCGCTCGCACGCCAGCTCGGCTGGCGCTGCTGGGTGATCGATCCGCGCGGGCGCTTCGCCACGCCCGAGCGCTTCCCCGACGCGGAGGCGGTCCTCGCCCTGTGGCCCGCCGCGGCGGTGGCGCGCGTCGGCGGGATCGACCGCGCCACGTCGGTGCTCGCGCTGAGCCACGACCCCAAGCTCGACGACGCGGCGCTCGAGTTGGCGCTGGCCTCGCCGGCGGCGTACGTCGGCGCCATGGGCAGCCGCCGCGCGACGTCCGACCGCGCCGTGCGCCTGACCGAGCGCGGCGTCGCCCCGCACGAGCTCGCACGCCTAGCGGCACCCGCCGGGCTCGACCTCGGCGGGCGCAGCGCAGAGGAGACGGCGTTGTCGATGCTGGCGGAGCTGGTCGCGGTGCGCAACGGCCGCGAGGGCGGCCGCCTCCTCCTCAGCGACGGCCGCATCCACGCCGTCGAGGGCTGA
- a CDS encoding GNAT family N-acetyltransferase, whose amino-acid sequence MSDDNVLTWSGPAGVPDATTVLRGDRVRLEPLNARAHGDDLYAAARDDRDPLLWKYLVYGPWEDDRAGFDAHLAGQEASSDPRFYAVVLDDGRAVGVVSYLRIEPAHGVIEIGHIWFGPALQRTPAATELVYLLARHAFDELGHRRLEWKCDAANARSQAAARRFGFTFEGIFRQHQIVKGRNRDTAWFSILDGEWPAVRAGFEAWLAPENFDADGRQHAGLAELRSAVVTRM is encoded by the coding sequence ATGAGCGACGACAACGTCCTGACCTGGAGCGGACCGGCCGGCGTGCCCGACGCGACGACCGTCCTGCGCGGCGACCGCGTCCGCCTCGAGCCGCTCAACGCGCGCGCCCACGGCGACGACCTCTACGCGGCCGCCCGCGACGACCGCGACCCCCTGCTCTGGAAGTACCTCGTCTACGGCCCGTGGGAGGACGACCGCGCCGGCTTCGACGCGCACCTCGCCGGGCAGGAGGCCTCCAGCGACCCGCGCTTCTACGCCGTGGTGCTCGACGACGGCCGCGCGGTCGGCGTCGTCAGCTACCTGCGCATCGAGCCCGCGCACGGCGTCATCGAGATCGGCCACATCTGGTTCGGCCCGGCGCTGCAGCGCACGCCCGCCGCGACCGAGCTCGTGTACCTGCTGGCGCGCCACGCCTTCGACGAGCTCGGGCACCGCCGCCTGGAGTGGAAGTGCGACGCGGCCAACGCGCGCTCGCAGGCCGCCGCGCGGCGCTTCGGCTTCACGTTCGAGGGCATCTTCCGCCAGCACCAGATCGTCAAGGGCCGCAACCGCGACACCGCGTGGTTCTCGATCCTCGACGGCGAGTGGCCGGCCGTCCGGGCCGGCTTCGAGGCGTGGCTGGCGCCGGAGAACTTCGACGCCGACGGCCGGCAGCACGCCGGCCTGGCCGAGCTCCGGAGCGCCGTGGTTACACGGATGTAA
- a CDS encoding N5-glutamine methyltransferase family protein, which yields MEDLVEFLERHGFVAAEEEAGELRARAAGDAELLSSMVERRLTGEPLAWITGTVEFCGTWIRVDPGVYVPRWQSELLAERALARLGPGRVAVDLCTGCGALAVILASSGARVVATDVHEASVACARANGVDAVVGDLFAPLPRSLAGSVDLVAGVVPYVPTSELSLLQRDTFTFETELAYDGGPDGCAILRRAIAGAAEFLAPGGTLMLELGGDEAELLRPDLASSGFADVAVLRDEDGDVRGVEATLAP from the coding sequence TTGGAGGACCTGGTCGAGTTCCTCGAGCGCCACGGGTTCGTGGCGGCGGAGGAGGAGGCGGGCGAGCTGCGCGCGCGGGCCGCGGGCGACGCGGAGTTGTTGTCGTCGATGGTCGAGCGCCGGCTGACGGGCGAGCCGCTGGCGTGGATCACCGGCACCGTCGAGTTCTGCGGGACGTGGATCCGGGTCGACCCGGGCGTGTACGTGCCGCGCTGGCAGTCCGAGCTGCTCGCGGAGCGCGCGCTGGCGCGGCTGGGCCCCGGTCGGGTCGCGGTCGACCTGTGCACCGGCTGCGGCGCGCTCGCGGTGATCCTCGCGTCGTCGGGCGCCCGTGTGGTCGCGACCGACGTGCACGAGGCGTCGGTCGCGTGCGCGCGCGCCAACGGCGTGGACGCGGTCGTGGGCGACCTCTTCGCGCCGCTCCCGCGGTCGCTGGCCGGGTCCGTCGACCTCGTCGCCGGCGTCGTGCCCTACGTGCCCACGAGCGAGTTGTCGTTGTTGCAGCGCGACACCTTCACCTTCGAGACCGAGCTGGCCTACGACGGCGGCCCGGACGGCTGCGCGATCCTGCGCCGCGCGATCGCGGGCGCGGCGGAGTTCCTGGCGCCGGGCGGGACGCTGATGCTGGAGCTGGGCGGCGACGAGGCCGAGCTCCTGCGCCCGGACCTGGCGTCGTCGGGGTTCGCCGACGTCGCGGTGCTGCGCGACGAGGACGGCGACGTCCGCGGCGTCGAGGCGACGCTCGCGCCCTAG